In Fimbriiglobus ruber, a genomic segment contains:
- a CDS encoding IS5 family transposase has product MRTGYPTDLTESEWALVQPFVPPPTGAGAPRTVNFRSVLNSILYLNRTGCQWRMLPNDLGTPWQTVYAYFATWKRNGTWTRLNAALAAQVRVAEGRPDPTPSATCIDSQSVKGTECTENPGYDGGKKIQGRKRHILTDTLGLLLVVVVTAANVDDGAAAATVLGRLDPGVYSRVRAVFADQKYHNHAFEAWLSGHRPGVRLEISSRPPGATTFQPLRVRWVVERTFAWIGRCRRNSKDYERTESSSEAMVQVSSIRLMLRRLNKCA; this is encoded by the coding sequence ATGCGAACGGGTTACCCGACCGACCTGACCGAGTCCGAATGGGCTCTCGTACAACCGTTCGTCCCGCCCCCGACGGGAGCCGGGGCTCCCCGAACGGTGAACTTCCGATCCGTCCTGAACAGCATCCTGTATCTCAATCGGACCGGTTGCCAGTGGCGGATGTTGCCGAACGATTTGGGCACCCCATGGCAGACGGTGTACGCGTATTTCGCCACGTGGAAGCGGAACGGGACATGGACCCGGCTGAATGCCGCGTTGGCCGCCCAGGTCCGGGTAGCCGAAGGCCGGCCGGACCCGACCCCGAGTGCGACGTGCATCGATAGCCAATCCGTCAAGGGGACGGAATGCACGGAAAACCCCGGATATGATGGGGGAAAGAAGATCCAGGGGCGGAAGCGGCACATCCTGACGGACACGCTCGGGTTGCTGTTGGTGGTCGTCGTGACGGCGGCCAACGTGGACGACGGAGCGGCCGCCGCGACCGTCCTCGGGCGACTCGATCCCGGGGTGTATTCGCGGGTCCGGGCGGTGTTCGCCGACCAGAAGTATCACAACCATGCGTTCGAGGCGTGGTTGTCCGGTCACCGCCCGGGGGTGCGGTTGGAGATCTCGTCCCGCCCCCCGGGGGCGACCACCTTCCAGCCGTTGCGGGTCCGATGGGTGGTCGAGCGGACGTTCGCGTGGATCGGACGGTGTCGGCGGAATAGCAAGGATTACGAGCGGACCGAATCGTCGAGCGAGGCCATGGTCCAGGTCAGCAGCATCCGACTCATGCTTCGTCGCCTGAATAAGTGTGCCTAA
- a CDS encoding IS66 family transposase, whose protein sequence is MAAVEREIADGSLAGDDVVSRRQTLAGPIVTCIGGWPVDEERTALPKSPFGQAVSYAWNRWPTLGRCLPDNRFEINYNAAERAGGTLALDRKNWLLVEGGGGLRTVAVLMSLCAAPKRQALNPWMYLTDVLTLMAAQLALKQAGFLYPFTGSDSRDLRLDF, encoded by the coding sequence ATCGCCGCCGTCGAGCGGGAGATCGCCGACGGATCGCTCGCGGGTGATGATGTCGTGTCCCGCCGGCAGACGTTGGCCGGGCCGATCGTGACCTGCATCGGGGGCTGGCCGGTCGATGAGGAGCGGACGGCACTCCCGAAGAGCCCATTCGGGCAGGCGGTGTCGTACGCCTGGAACCGGTGGCCAACACTTGGTCGGTGCCTCCCTGACAACCGGTTCGAGATCAATTACAATGCCGCCGAGCGGGCCGGCGGAACGTTGGCTCTGGACCGCAAGAATTGGCTGCTCGTCGAGGGCGGTGGCGGCCTGCGGACGGTCGCCGTGTTGATGAGTCTCTGCGCCGCCCCCAAGCGACAGGCGTTGAACCCGTGGATGTACCTGACCGACGTGTTGACATTGATGGCCGCTCAACTAGCCCTTAAACAAGCGGGTTTTCTGTATCCGTTCACGGGCTCCGACTCACGTGATCTGCGCCTGGATTTTTAA
- a CDS encoding recombinase family protein, with protein sequence MTATPRDLSPSPKVRPWHLDRGAIVYVRQSTPQQVADHQESTARQYALTDRASALGWTRERVTVIDDDLGKSGQSIEGRPGFQRLLAEVALDRIGLILGLEMSRRARSCKDGHQLLELCARFRVLLADADGVFDPTDHSDRLLLGLHGMMNEAELHVLKQRMHQGKLNKARRGELIVSVPVGYLKHPSGQVTLDPDEQAQGVVRLIFDEFDRQGTVHGILRHLIAHGIRLPVRSTAGGSGGPLQWRPPGRETIRQILRHPIYAGAYRYGHRPTDPRRQTAGHPKSGRNSGLAADECLVFLRDRFPAYISWERFEANQLRLAANRSRAGSPGAIRNGTALLAGVVRCGRCGKRMYVRYTRTGRPSYVCSTLRSDYGLPLCQSTPAADIETWVAEQVLSALQPAALDASLTAAAAVEEQRRQLVRHWEQRIERARYEADRAGRQYHACEPENRLVARTLEQRWDELLREVARLEAEFDRVRRTQPRVLGEADRDRVRQLAEHVPAVWRASTTTPADRRQIVRLLIDTVVVTVDPTGDRAAIRVEWSGGAVQQQTVHRPVQGYRQQRDWPQLSARLIALHEQNRTPAEIATILQEAGFRPPKRATGFTAGMVRRLVDDLGVRPRVSRVPDEAGPLTEGEWWLHELARHLGVSPYTLHGWRTKGWLHARQVGGRGGPWAVWAGGTEVDRLRALKECPRVWANRDRLAALRVPTVRA encoded by the coding sequence ATGACCGCCACCCCGCGTGATCTCTCGCCTTCCCCCAAGGTCCGACCGTGGCACCTCGACCGCGGGGCGATCGTCTACGTCCGGCAATCCACCCCGCAACAGGTCGCCGACCACCAGGAATCGACGGCCCGACAGTATGCCCTCACCGATCGTGCGAGCGCGCTCGGTTGGACCCGTGAGCGGGTGACCGTCATCGACGACGACCTGGGCAAGAGCGGCCAGTCGATCGAGGGGCGGCCGGGGTTCCAGCGCTTGTTGGCCGAGGTCGCCCTCGATCGCATCGGCCTGATCCTCGGGCTCGAGATGAGTCGACGGGCCCGGTCGTGCAAGGACGGGCACCAACTGCTGGAGTTGTGCGCCCGGTTCCGCGTTCTGCTGGCCGACGCCGACGGCGTGTTCGATCCGACCGACCATTCGGATCGCCTCCTGCTCGGGTTGCACGGGATGATGAATGAGGCCGAACTGCACGTCCTCAAACAGCGGATGCACCAGGGGAAGTTGAATAAAGCCCGCCGGGGTGAGTTGATCGTGTCCGTCCCGGTCGGTTACCTCAAGCACCCGTCCGGGCAGGTCACCCTCGATCCCGACGAGCAGGCCCAGGGCGTCGTCCGGTTGATCTTTGACGAGTTCGACCGGCAGGGCACCGTCCACGGAATCCTTCGCCACCTGATCGCCCACGGGATCCGACTCCCGGTGCGCTCGACCGCCGGCGGGAGCGGCGGACCGTTGCAATGGCGGCCACCGGGCCGGGAGACGATCCGCCAGATCCTCCGCCACCCGATCTACGCGGGGGCGTACCGGTACGGGCACCGGCCGACCGACCCGCGGAGGCAGACGGCGGGACATCCCAAGAGTGGTCGGAACTCCGGCCTGGCGGCGGATGAGTGCCTCGTGTTCCTCAGGGATCGATTCCCGGCGTACATCAGTTGGGAGCGGTTCGAGGCGAACCAACTGCGGCTCGCGGCGAACCGATCGCGGGCGGGGTCGCCCGGGGCGATTCGGAACGGGACCGCCCTCCTGGCCGGGGTGGTACGGTGCGGGCGGTGCGGCAAGCGAATGTACGTCCGGTATACCCGGACGGGGCGACCGTCGTACGTGTGCAGCACCCTGCGGTCCGACTACGGGCTGCCCCTGTGCCAATCGACTCCGGCCGCGGACATCGAGACGTGGGTGGCCGAGCAGGTGCTGTCGGCGTTGCAACCGGCCGCCCTGGATGCGAGTCTGACGGCCGCGGCCGCCGTCGAGGAGCAACGCCGGCAACTGGTCCGGCACTGGGAGCAACGGATCGAGCGGGCGCGGTACGAGGCGGATCGGGCGGGACGCCAGTACCACGCCTGTGAGCCGGAGAACCGGCTGGTGGCCCGCACCCTGGAGCAGCGGTGGGACGAGTTACTCCGGGAGGTCGCGCGGCTGGAAGCGGAGTTCGATCGCGTCCGCCGAACCCAACCGCGCGTCCTGGGGGAGGCCGACCGGGACCGCGTCCGGCAGTTGGCCGAACATGTGCCGGCGGTGTGGCGGGCGTCGACCACGACACCGGCGGACCGGCGGCAGATCGTTCGACTCCTGATCGACACGGTCGTGGTGACGGTCGACCCGACCGGCGACCGGGCCGCGATTCGCGTCGAGTGGTCCGGTGGGGCCGTCCAGCAGCAGACGGTCCACCGCCCGGTGCAAGGATACCGGCAACAGCGGGATTGGCCGCAGTTGTCCGCCCGGTTGATCGCGCTCCACGAACAGAATCGGACGCCGGCCGAGATCGCCACCATTCTCCAGGAGGCCGGGTTCCGACCCCCGAAACGGGCGACCGGGTTTACGGCCGGAATGGTGCGGCGGTTAGTGGACGATCTGGGGGTGCGGCCGCGGGTGTCGCGAGTCCCCGACGAGGCAGGTCCGCTGACAGAAGGCGAGTGGTGGTTGCACGAGTTGGCTCGCCACCTGGGCGTGTCGCCGTACACCTTGCACGGGTGGCGGACGAAGGGATGGTTGCATGCCCGCCAAGTCGGCGGGCGGGGCGGCCCGTGGGCCGTGTGGGCGGGTGGCACGGAGGTCGACCGGTTGCGTGCGCTCAAGGAATGCCCGCGGGTCTGGGCCAATCGGGATCGGCTGGCGGCGTTGCGCGTGCCGACGGTACGTGCGTAA
- a CDS encoding transposase, translating to MSSSHTTPSPCHWFSRLGGALDCRSGARLARLFVGAVVARGRRTVTGWIRAAGLSDQFRSCDTTVAAVGRRTDACATRLMNAVVKPLVTADESLTLALDDTPTERYGPQVPGAGVHHNPTPGPAGSAYVYGHVWVVLGLLVTHPTWGITALPLLARLYVRAKDVAGIPAVDRPAFRTKHAMGVELVRWAVGCLGGWGKVLWVVADGAYATAPFLKPVIALGVRVVSRLRSDAALWTEPGPRRPGQRGRRRIYGDRRMSLAKRAAQKGGWSTGTFVLYGKPTTKRYKTFVATWRPAGGAIRVVVVDEPTGWRAYFCTDPAATVADILTRVAGRFALETTFRDLKQVVGAGHQQVRRFAANVGAFHVCLWTFVMTEAWASTAASEALVGHRATAPWDDAARRPSHADKRRGWQREWQGKEIRAALRPGMTEAEIQAAAERLLDLAA from the coding sequence ATGTCATCCTCGCACACAACCCCGTCCCCGTGCCACTGGTTTTCCCGCCTCGGCGGGGCTCTCGATTGCCGGTCCGGCGCCCGACTGGCCCGGTTGTTCGTCGGGGCGGTCGTCGCTCGGGGTCGGCGGACGGTCACCGGGTGGATTCGGGCGGCCGGGTTGAGCGACCAGTTCCGGTCGTGTGACACGACCGTGGCGGCCGTCGGCCGGCGGACGGATGCGTGTGCGACCCGGCTCATGAACGCCGTCGTGAAGCCCCTGGTGACGGCCGACGAGTCCCTGACACTGGCTCTCGATGACACCCCAACCGAGCGGTACGGGCCGCAGGTCCCGGGGGCCGGCGTGCATCACAACCCGACCCCCGGCCCGGCCGGGTCGGCGTACGTGTACGGGCACGTGTGGGTCGTCCTCGGGTTGCTCGTGACCCACCCGACGTGGGGGATCACGGCCCTCCCTCTCCTCGCCCGGTTGTACGTCCGGGCCAAGGACGTGGCGGGCATTCCGGCGGTCGACCGGCCGGCCTTCCGGACCAAGCACGCGATGGGCGTCGAACTCGTCCGGTGGGCGGTCGGGTGCCTGGGCGGGTGGGGGAAAGTCCTGTGGGTGGTGGCCGACGGGGCGTATGCCACGGCTCCGTTCCTGAAGCCGGTCATCGCCCTCGGGGTCCGGGTGGTGAGCCGCCTGCGGTCGGACGCGGCCTTGTGGACGGAACCGGGTCCGCGGCGGCCGGGCCAGCGGGGGCGGCGGCGGATCTACGGTGACCGGCGGATGTCGCTGGCCAAGCGGGCCGCCCAGAAGGGCGGGTGGTCGACCGGGACGTTCGTCCTGTACGGGAAGCCGACGACCAAGCGGTATAAGACGTTCGTGGCCACGTGGCGGCCGGCCGGCGGGGCCATCCGGGTCGTCGTGGTCGACGAACCGACCGGGTGGCGGGCGTACTTCTGTACCGATCCGGCCGCGACCGTGGCCGACATCCTGACCCGGGTGGCCGGCCGGTTCGCCCTGGAAACCACGTTCCGCGACCTCAAGCAAGTGGTCGGCGCGGGTCACCAGCAAGTCCGCCGGTTCGCGGCCAACGTCGGGGCGTTCCACGTGTGCCTGTGGACGTTCGTGATGACCGAGGCGTGGGCGTCGACCGCGGCCTCGGAGGCCCTCGTCGGGCATCGGGCGACGGCTCCGTGGGACGACGCCGCCCGGCGACCGAGCCACGCCGACAAGCGGCGGGGATGGCAGCGGGAATGGCAGGGAAAAGAGATTCGGGCGGCTCTGCGGCCGGGCATGACCGAGGCGGAAATCCAGGCCGCCGCCGAGCGGCTATTAGACCTGGCGGCTTAA
- a CDS encoding IS1380 family transposase, whose protein sequence is MKTIFQRWFRKHKTRLERRLNKRTGGSPARPVLSDHTLHYEVADKTRAIPCGGLGLVHQLVGRIGLVGDIDDTVHVLKTHLPYHESDHVLTLAYNALCGGTCLQDIDRLRNDATVLDALGATRIPDPTTAGDFCRRFHEKDVRALLEAFDRTRRRIWAEQPDAFFELAVIDADGTIVETAGRSKQGQDITYDGRWGYHPLIVSLANTGEVLSLVNRPGNRPSHEGAAGERTRAATQCLEAGFRRVLFRGDTDFSQTECLDGWNAIADLRFVFGYDAKPNLVARAEERPAAAWQRLTRPARYAVATATRQKPSDVRDGIVRDREYETLRLQSEDVAEFAYRPTACAREYRMVVVRKNIARTKGQRALFDETRYFFDLTNEREWTPAEIVFSANDRCHQENLIAQLKGGVRALAAPRDTLASNWAYMVMTALAWSLKAWWALMLPDTTGRWQDRHRDEKRQVLGWEFRTFVTAFVSLPCQVVTPGRRRILRVLSWNPHLAIFFRLVDRLRR, encoded by the coding sequence GTGAAAACCATTTTCCAGCGTTGGTTCCGCAAACACAAGACCCGTCTCGAGCGCCGTCTCAATAAACGGACCGGTGGGTCGCCGGCCCGACCCGTTCTCTCGGACCACACCCTGCACTATGAGGTCGCCGATAAGACCCGCGCCATTCCCTGTGGGGGTCTCGGTCTCGTCCACCAACTCGTCGGCCGGATCGGCCTCGTGGGGGACATCGATGACACTGTCCACGTCCTCAAGACGCACCTCCCGTACCACGAATCCGACCACGTCCTGACCCTCGCCTACAACGCCCTGTGCGGCGGGACGTGCCTGCAAGACATCGACCGCCTCCGCAACGACGCGACCGTCCTCGATGCCCTCGGGGCCACCCGAATCCCGGATCCGACGACCGCCGGCGACTTCTGCCGGCGCTTCCACGAGAAGGATGTCCGCGCCCTCCTTGAGGCCTTCGACCGCACCCGCCGCCGCATCTGGGCCGAACAACCCGACGCTTTCTTCGAGTTGGCCGTCATCGATGCCGACGGCACGATCGTGGAGACCGCCGGGCGGTCCAAACAGGGCCAAGACATCACGTATGACGGGCGGTGGGGGTACCACCCGCTGATCGTTTCCCTGGCCAACACCGGGGAGGTTCTGAGTCTCGTCAACCGCCCCGGCAATCGGCCGTCGCACGAGGGCGCGGCCGGCGAACGGACCCGGGCGGCCACCCAATGCCTGGAGGCCGGGTTCCGTCGGGTTTTGTTCCGCGGGGACACCGACTTCTCGCAAACCGAGTGCCTCGACGGGTGGAATGCGATCGCCGACCTGCGGTTCGTGTTCGGGTACGACGCCAAACCGAATCTGGTCGCCCGGGCCGAGGAACGGCCGGCGGCGGCGTGGCAGCGGTTGACCCGTCCGGCCCGGTACGCGGTCGCCACCGCAACCCGGCAGAAGCCGTCCGATGTCCGGGACGGGATCGTCCGGGACCGGGAGTACGAGACCCTGCGGCTCCAGTCCGAGGACGTGGCCGAGTTCGCGTACCGCCCGACCGCGTGCGCCCGCGAGTACCGGATGGTGGTCGTCCGCAAGAACATCGCGCGAACGAAAGGGCAGCGGGCGTTGTTCGACGAGACGAGGTACTTCTTTGACCTCACGAACGAGCGGGAGTGGACGCCGGCGGAGATCGTCTTCTCGGCCAACGACCGGTGCCACCAGGAGAATCTGATCGCCCAGTTGAAGGGTGGGGTGCGGGCGCTGGCGGCCCCGAGGGACACGCTGGCGAGCAACTGGGCGTACATGGTGATGACGGCCCTGGCATGGTCCCTGAAGGCGTGGTGGGCGCTGATGTTGCCGGACACGACGGGCCGGTGGCAGGATCGGCACCGGGACGAGAAGCGGCAGGTGCTGGGGTGGGAGTTCCGAACGTTCGTGACCGCGTTCGTGTCGTTGCCGTGCCAGGTCGTGACGCCCGGGCGGCGCCGGATCTTGCGGGTTCTGAGTTGGAATCCGCACCTGGCGATCTTCTTCCGGTTGGTCGATCGGTTGCGGCGGTAG
- a CDS encoding tyrosine-type recombinase/integrase, giving the protein MAWLERRGERFRVVFRFHGSKYHVNLKATDPKDADCCLARLEENLRLVERGRLTVPAGADIGLFLLTDGILEQPVKLLRPVRLAEMFETYRTQFTAGAKEPITREMENIHLNHLTRLIGGETPVAAVTAGLIQQFVDARSLELHQGHPIKAKTVKKAIATLRFVWNWAYRRGQVLTKFPDTELVFTKEKQPEPFRTYDQIRAILARGEVDSRRERELWDGLFLDPGQVAEVLEYIRRKPNTKYLHPFIVTAAYTGARRSELFRALVEDFDFGAKLVLLREKKRSRDKETFRTVDMTPRVEAVMRAYFADGHPGGAFAFCSTAGRMLTDGQTWKAFRSGVKGSKWHVLRGYHAFRHSFASNLAAAGIDQRVIDELMGHTTVEMQKRYRHLFPDQRRAALLNVFGG; this is encoded by the coding sequence ATGGCTTGGCTCGAACGGCGGGGCGAACGATTCCGGGTGGTCTTTCGCTTCCACGGAAGCAAGTACCACGTCAACCTAAAGGCTACCGATCCGAAGGACGCCGATTGCTGCCTCGCGCGATTGGAGGAAAACCTCCGGCTCGTTGAGCGGGGGCGGTTGACCGTCCCGGCAGGGGCTGATATCGGCCTCTTCCTCCTTACCGACGGTATTCTTGAGCAACCGGTCAAACTTCTCCGCCCGGTCCGACTGGCCGAGATGTTCGAGACTTACCGGACACAGTTCACCGCCGGGGCAAAGGAACCCATCACCCGGGAAATGGAGAACATCCACCTAAACCATCTCACCCGGCTCATCGGCGGGGAGACGCCCGTGGCGGCGGTAACCGCGGGTCTCATCCAGCAGTTCGTCGACGCCCGCAGTTTAGAACTACACCAGGGGCACCCGATCAAAGCGAAAACGGTCAAGAAGGCGATCGCCACACTCCGGTTCGTCTGGAACTGGGCATACCGGCGAGGGCAGGTCTTGACTAAGTTCCCGGACACAGAGTTGGTCTTTACGAAGGAGAAGCAACCCGAGCCGTTTCGGACCTACGACCAGATTCGGGCGATCCTCGCCCGTGGCGAGGTCGACAGTCGACGGGAACGCGAACTCTGGGACGGCTTGTTCCTCGACCCTGGGCAGGTGGCCGAGGTACTCGAGTACATCCGCCGGAAGCCGAACACGAAGTACCTGCACCCCTTCATCGTGACAGCCGCCTACACGGGTGCCCGGCGGAGTGAGCTATTCCGTGCTTTGGTCGAGGACTTTGACTTCGGCGCCAAGCTGGTTCTTCTGCGGGAAAAGAAGCGGAGCCGGGACAAGGAAACGTTCCGCACGGTGGACATGACGCCTCGGGTTGAGGCGGTCATGCGGGCGTACTTCGCCGACGGCCATCCGGGCGGGGCGTTCGCGTTCTGCTCAACGGCGGGCCGGATGCTCACCGACGGACAGACCTGGAAGGCGTTTCGGAGCGGGGTGAAAGGGTCGAAGTGGCACGTACTCCGCGGCTACCACGCTTTCCGCCATAGCTTCGCCTCAAACTTGGCGGCGGCCGGGATCGACCAGCGGGTGATCGACGAGTTGATGGGGCACACCACGGTCGAGATGCAGAAGCGTTACCGGCATCTGTTCCCGGATCAGCGGCGGGCAGCACTGTTGAACGTATTCGGCGGGTGA
- a CDS encoding ISAs1 family transposase — MSIDAMGCQKEIATTIRAEGGDYLLAVKDNQPHLRADLEALFDHALEQEFASGTWDGFAKEETNRGRAEMRQCWVLTNVEDLEGIRDRALWTDLKSVIVVVSERGVGGRVRPRPAFTSVAGWPRPGNSPDGRGIIGALRTPSQTTGEATTCARSGGPVTIALEALLALAAWCDQRPGHGGTPCPTTTPSSVPPSLAPPAAIWAQLPPERRRQLQRLLADLLARPILTDVPPLREARHDRHPA; from the coding sequence GTGAGTATCGACGCCATGGGCTGCCAGAAGGAGATCGCCACCACGATCCGTGCCGAGGGGGGCGATTACCTGCTCGCGGTAAAGGACAATCAACCCCATCTGCGCGCGGATCTCGAGGCTCTGTTTGATCACGCCTTGGAGCAGGAGTTCGCGTCGGGTACGTGGGACGGGTTTGCCAAGGAGGAGACGAATCGGGGTCGGGCCGAGATGCGGCAGTGCTGGGTGCTGACGAACGTGGAGGACCTGGAGGGGATCCGGGATCGCGCCCTGTGGACGGATCTCAAGAGTGTAATCGTGGTGGTTTCGGAGCGCGGGGTGGGGGGAAGAGTCAGACCGAGACCCGCTTTTACATCAGTAGCCGGGTGGCCTCGGCCCGGCAATTCGCCGGATGGGCGCGGAATCATTGGGGCATTGAGAACCCCCAGCCAGACGACTGGCGAAGCAACAACTTGTGCGAGGTCGGGGGGACCGGTTACGATCGCACTCGAGGCCCTTCTGGCGCTGGCCGCGTGGTGCGACCAGCGCCCCGGCCACGGAGGCACCCCATGTCCGACAACGACCCCGTCCTCGGTCCCCCCGTCGCTAGCCCCTCCGGCGGCGATCTGGGCGCAACTCCCGCCCGAGCGCCGGCGGCAACTCCAGCGACTCCTCGCCGACCTACTCGCCCGGCCAATTCTGACCGATGTGCCCCCACTACGGGAGGCGCGTCATGACCGCCACCCCGCGTGA
- a CDS encoding helix-turn-helix domain-containing protein, protein MDPSIPTLRDVLNRLAAIDAAIQTLVQQKIAKDWYTTAKVANLLGRKEYTVREWCRLKRILAEKRGSGRGPHAAWVVSHAELLRYQRDGLLPIR, encoded by the coding sequence GTGGATCCTAGCATTCCGACTCTTCGTGATGTCTTGAATCGCCTTGCCGCCATCGACGCCGCGATCCAGACTCTTGTCCAGCAAAAGATCGCCAAGGACTGGTACACGACCGCTAAGGTCGCAAACCTACTCGGCAGGAAAGAGTATACCGTCCGCGAGTGGTGCCGACTGAAGCGAATTCTGGCCGAGAAGCGAGGCAGCGGACGGGGTCCGCATGCGGCTTGGGTCGTCAGCCACGCCGAACTCCTCCGCTACCAACGGGACGGTCTACTCCCGATCCGCTGA
- a CDS encoding IS1380 family transposase, with amino-acid sequence MKPIFRRWFQKGKTRIARRLDQTRDPLSPEPVLKARNIHYEVSDKTQAIHCGGIGLIHALGQRFGLAKTIDQKLHLLKFHVPYHESDHVLTLAYNPLCGGTCLQDLELLRNDETFLNALDARRIPDPTTAGDFCRRFLASDVEALIDAINEVRRRVWAEQPESFFDCATIDMDGTLVGTTGPCKDGMDIAYDGTWGYHPLVVSLAETGEVLSIVNRPGNRPSHEGAAREVNRSLVLCLEAGFRTVLLRGDTDFSQTQYLDGWNAIRKTRFLFGYDAVPTLVQKAEELPDHAWRRLTRPARYHVNTQPRRTPENVKARIVTEREYETLRLDSEDIAEFEYRPTACRQKYRMVVIRKNITRAKGEAALFDDVRYFFYITNEREWSADAIVFSANDRCHQENLHAQLKSGVRALRAPVDTLESNWAYMVMTALGWNVKAWWALSLPEPPGRWRDKYRQEKRWVLGLEFRSFVHAFVGLPCQVLRTGRKLVYRLLSWNPHLRVFFRLVETLNC; translated from the coding sequence GTGAAACCTATCTTCCGCCGCTGGTTCCAAAAAGGCAAGACCCGCATCGCTCGCCGACTCGATCAAACGCGCGATCCCCTCAGCCCCGAGCCCGTGCTCAAAGCCCGCAACATCCACTATGAGGTCTCCGACAAAACCCAGGCCATCCACTGCGGTGGCATCGGCCTCATCCACGCGCTGGGTCAACGATTCGGGCTCGCCAAGACCATCGACCAAAAACTTCATCTGCTCAAATTCCACGTCCCGTATCACGAATCCGATCACGTCCTCACCCTCGCCTACAACCCGCTCTGCGGCGGCACCTGCCTTCAAGACCTCGAACTCCTCCGCAACGACGAGACCTTCCTCAACGCCCTGGACGCGCGACGCATCCCCGACCCCACCACCGCCGGCGACTTCTGCCGCCGCTTCTTGGCGTCCGACGTCGAAGCGCTGATCGACGCGATTAACGAGGTTCGCCGGCGCGTCTGGGCCGAGCAACCCGAGTCGTTCTTCGACTGCGCGACGATCGACATGGACGGTACCCTCGTCGGGACCACCGGTCCGTGCAAGGACGGGATGGACATCGCCTACGACGGCACCTGGGGTTATCACCCGCTGGTCGTTTCGCTGGCCGAGACCGGGGAGGTCCTCAGCATCGTGAATCGTCCGGGGAATCGCCCGTCGCACGAGGGCGCGGCCCGGGAAGTCAACCGCTCGCTGGTGTTGTGCCTCGAGGCCGGTTTTCGCACGGTCCTCTTGCGGGGCGACACCGATTTCTCGCAGACCCAGTATCTGGATGGCTGGAATGCCATCCGCAAGACGCGGTTCCTTTTCGGTTACGATGCCGTGCCCACTCTGGTGCAGAAAGCCGAGGAACTCCCGGACCACGCGTGGCGGCGGCTGACCCGCCCCGCCCGTTATCACGTGAACACGCAACCGCGGCGGACGCCGGAAAACGTCAAGGCCAGGATCGTGACGGAGCGGGAGTACGAGACGCTCCGTTTGGACTCGGAAGACATCGCCGAGTTCGAGTATCGGCCCACCGCCTGCCGCCAGAAGTACCGGATGGTGGTGATCCGCAAGAACATCACCCGCGCGAAAGGCGAGGCGGCGCTGTTCGATGACGTGCGTTACTTCTTTTACATCACGAACGAGCGGGAGTGGTCGGCGGACGCGATTGTGTTCTCGGCCAATGACCGGTGCCACCAGGAGAACCTGCACGCCCAGTTGAAGAGCGGCGTGCGGGCGTTGCGGGCGCCGGTGGACACGCTGGAAAGCAACTGGGCGTACATGGTGATGACGGCACTGGGCTGGAACGTGAAGGCGTGGTGGGCGTTGTCGTTGCCGGAACCGCCGGGCCGCTGGCGAGACAAGTATCGTCAGGAGAAGCGGTGGGTGTTGGGTTTGGAGTTCCGGAGTTTCGTCCACGCATTCGTCGGGCTGCCGTGCCAGGTTCTCCGGACGGGCCGCAAGCTAGTTTATCGTCTGTTGAGTTGGAACCCTCATTTACGGGTCTTCTTCCGACTGGTCGAGACGTTGAACTGTTGA
- a CDS encoding ISAs1 family transposase, which translates to MDTTPPAPFVEAFRTLEDPRRPGRTLAHNLHEILTIALCAAIGGANDWVAVETFGRAKIGWFRRFLPLVHGIPSHDTFGRVFAHLKPAAFQACFGQWIADVCGKLGRAHIAIDGKRLAGSEDAGAGVTALHSVSAWATDARLSLGQVAVDDKSNEITAIPKLLELIEISGALVSVSVHGLRLT; encoded by the coding sequence ATGGACACGACTCCTCCCGCGCCCTTCGTTGAGGCCTTCCGCACCTTGGAGGACCCGCGCCGCCCGGGGCGGACGTTGGCTCACAACTTGCACGAGATTCTGACCATCGCCCTGTGCGCGGCCATCGGCGGGGCCAACGATTGGGTCGCCGTCGAAACGTTCGGCCGGGCCAAGATCGGGTGGTTCCGGCGGTTCCTCCCACTGGTCCACGGGATCCCGTCCCACGACACTTTCGGGCGGGTGTTTGCCCATCTCAAACCGGCCGCGTTTCAGGCGTGCTTCGGTCAATGGATCGCCGACGTGTGCGGGAAACTCGGACGCGCGCACATCGCGATCGATGGCAAGCGGTTGGCCGGATCGGAGGACGCCGGGGCCGGGGTCACGGCACTCCACTCGGTCAGCGCGTGGGCCACCGATGCCCGCCTGAGTCTCGGCCAAGTGGCCGTCGACGACAAGTCGAACGAGATCACCGCGATCCCGAAGTTGTTGGAATTGATTGAGATCTCGGGGGCGTTGGTGAGTGTATCCGTTCACGGGCTCCGACTCACGTGA